The following are from one region of the Actinopolyspora halophila DSM 43834 genome:
- a CDS encoding Gfo/Idh/MocA family protein: MSDGETSNGPLSRRAMLRTSAATAAGIGLTGLGTARATSASPSEEDTTPARKGRSMMGVPFETHETVRMGVIGLGNRGSAMLAQILAVPGVRVTALCDVDVPAVRRAAARITDHGDPAPAQYTRGENDFENLCARDDVDFVYVVTPWEWHVPMALAAMRGGKHAGVECPIAPSIKDLWELVDTSERTRRHCIQLENCCYGRNEMRVLRMAHEEKFGTLLHGAGGYIHDLRELLFSDSYYSDEWRRAWHTERDGDLYPTHGLGPVSSYMDINRGDRLVRLTSMGSPAASLSEYRARNVGEDDAARHENYVKGDVTMSLIQTERGRVIHLVHDVSSPHPYSRLNHLVGSRGVFEDYPARIYLEPDMGGHEWGDFADYSSYDHWLWKEVDPGPGGGHGGMDYIMLYRLAQTMKLGLPPDIDVYDSAAWSAPFALSAASITGGGAPVEFPDFTRGEWKTPHPGVDSARPDS; encoded by the coding sequence ATGTCCGATGGCGAAACCAGCAACGGGCCGCTCTCGCGGCGAGCGATGCTGCGCACCAGCGCCGCGACGGCCGCCGGTATCGGACTGACCGGTCTCGGCACGGCGCGGGCGACCTCGGCCTCTCCCTCCGAGGAGGACACGACTCCCGCGCGCAAGGGCAGGTCGATGATGGGAGTGCCCTTCGAAACCCACGAGACCGTGCGGATGGGCGTCATCGGCCTGGGCAACCGGGGCAGTGCCATGCTCGCGCAGATCCTGGCCGTGCCCGGCGTCCGGGTCACCGCGCTGTGCGACGTGGATGTTCCCGCCGTCCGCCGCGCGGCCGCGAGGATCACCGACCACGGCGATCCCGCACCGGCGCAGTACACCCGTGGCGAGAACGACTTCGAGAACCTGTGCGCCCGGGACGACGTGGACTTCGTCTACGTCGTCACCCCCTGGGAGTGGCACGTTCCGATGGCACTGGCGGCCATGCGCGGCGGCAAGCACGCGGGGGTGGAGTGTCCGATCGCGCCCTCGATCAAGGACCTGTGGGAACTCGTCGACACCTCCGAACGCACCCGCAGGCACTGCATCCAACTGGAGAACTGCTGCTACGGCCGCAACGAGATGCGCGTACTCCGCATGGCCCACGAGGAGAAGTTCGGCACGCTGCTCCACGGCGCCGGTGGCTACATCCACGACCTGCGCGAACTGCTGTTCTCCGACAGCTACTACTCCGACGAGTGGCGGCGCGCGTGGCACACCGAGCGCGACGGAGATCTCTACCCCACGCACGGCCTCGGCCCGGTCTCCTCCTACATGGACATCAATCGCGGCGACCGACTGGTGCGTCTGACCTCGATGGGCTCGCCCGCGGCGAGTCTGTCCGAGTACCGGGCGCGCAACGTCGGCGAGGACGACGCGGCGCGGCACGAGAACTACGTCAAGGGCGACGTCACCATGAGCCTGATCCAGACGGAGCGGGGGCGCGTCATCCACCTCGTGCACGACGTCTCGAGCCCGCACCCCTACAGCAGGCTCAACCACCTCGTCGGCAGCAGGGGCGTGTTCGAGGACTACCCGGCCCGCATCTACCTGGAGCCGGACATGGGCGGGCACGAGTGGGGCGACTTCGCCGACTACTCCTCCTACGACCACTGGTTGTGGAAGGAGGTCGACCCCGGACCGGGTGGGGGCCACGGCGGCATGGACTACATCATGCTCTACCGACTCGCGCAGACGATGAAGCTCGGCCTGCCGCCGGACATCGACGTCTACGACTCGGCGGCCTGGAGCGCACCGTTCGCCCTGAGCGCCGCATCGATCACCGGAGGCGGCGCGCCCGTGGAATTTCCGGACTTCACGCGCGGCGAGTGGAAGACACCGCATCCGGGGGTCGACTCCGCGCGGCCCGACTCCTGA
- a CDS encoding ROK family protein, producing the protein MTNDQHSVDGHADLVVAVDVGGTGMAAEVLDRERTTHASATAATPRGDGAATTRAVVALIEKALSGLPSSARPAVRGIGLAIPGLVDTARGLALYSANVGWHNTPVRDQVQAALGLPVVLQHDVTAAGEAESRFGAGRGVSDLLVVVIGTGIAAVIIGGNRVVHGGAGQAGELGHVVVRPDGPLCGCGQRGCLEALASASGIARSYTTSTGRAVAGAADVWARLGRDAAADRVWQDAISALADGVLAACTLLAPDLVVFGGGLAEAGQDLLAPVHQRITERARVASVPSFARTELGRRAGLIGAAANARDHWNSAGTSTSTT; encoded by the coding sequence ATGACCAACGATCAGCACAGCGTGGACGGCCACGCCGATCTCGTCGTAGCCGTCGATGTCGGCGGAACGGGAATGGCCGCCGAGGTCCTGGACCGGGAGCGGACCACGCACGCCTCCGCGACGGCCGCGACACCGCGGGGCGACGGCGCCGCGACCACGCGGGCCGTCGTCGCTCTGATCGAGAAGGCGCTCTCCGGACTGCCGTCATCCGCTCGCCCGGCGGTACGCGGAATCGGGTTGGCGATCCCCGGTCTGGTCGACACCGCGCGGGGTCTCGCCCTGTACAGCGCCAACGTCGGCTGGCACAACACGCCGGTGCGTGATCAGGTCCAAGCAGCTCTCGGACTGCCGGTAGTGCTCCAGCACGACGTGACGGCCGCCGGTGAGGCCGAATCCCGCTTTGGCGCGGGGCGTGGTGTGTCCGATCTGCTCGTCGTCGTCATCGGTACCGGCATCGCCGCGGTGATCATCGGGGGGAACCGCGTGGTGCACGGTGGGGCGGGCCAGGCCGGAGAACTCGGTCACGTCGTCGTGCGCCCCGATGGGCCGCTCTGCGGCTGCGGCCAACGAGGGTGCTTGGAGGCCCTCGCATCAGCCTCCGGCATCGCACGTTCCTACACGACCTCCACCGGACGCGCGGTGGCCGGGGCCGCGGACGTGTGGGCACGACTCGGGCGGGACGCCGCCGCCGACCGCGTGTGGCAGGACGCGATCAGCGCCCTCGCCGACGGAGTGCTCGCCGCGTGCACCCTGCTCGCGCCCGACCTCGTCGTCTTCGGCGGAGGACTCGCCGAAGCCGGGCAGGACCTCCTGGCCCCCGTGCACCAACGGATCACCGAACGCGCGCGGGTCGCGAGCGTGCCGTCCTTCGCGCGCACCGAACTCGGCCGACGAGCCGGACTCATCGGCGCGGCGGCGAACGCCCGGGACCACTGGAACTCCGCCGGCACTTCCACGAGCACCACTTGA
- a CDS encoding DUF397 domain-containing protein: MDLSRATWRKSSRSNSGGNCVEVTVTPTVAGVRDTKDRSAGYFTTNRKQWQAFLDAVKTDRFA; encoded by the coding sequence GTGGATCTCTCGCGCGCGACGTGGCGAAAGTCGTCGCGGTCGAACAGTGGTGGTAACTGCGTTGAGGTCACCGTTACACCGACCGTTGCTGGGGTTCGCGACACCAAGGACCGCTCGGCCGGGTATTTCACTACCAACCGGAAGCAGTGGCAGGCGTTCCTCGACGCGGTGAAAACCGACCGGTTCGCCTGA
- a CDS encoding Scr1 family TA system antitoxin-like transcriptional regulator, producing the protein MGVAFALLSFDNNEAVGFLDTPLGGHTVDDPNDVEALKYVGDELRSTALPAPTSLELIRSIREAHTAQT; encoded by the coding sequence TTGGGCGTCGCGTTCGCGTTGCTGTCGTTCGACAACAATGAGGCTGTCGGATTTCTCGACACTCCGTTGGGAGGGCACACCGTGGACGATCCCAACGACGTGGAGGCTCTGAAGTATGTCGGGGATGAGCTGAGGTCTACAGCCCTACCAGCGCCAACCTCGTTGGAGTTGATACGTAGCATTCGGGAGGCGCATACGGCACAGACCTAG
- a CDS encoding DNA glycosylase AlkZ-like family protein: MPSQRSVEKSDSLIVVERQQRERDAQRAIINAGLDMSTVSAMIDATTHLLDGGKLHHRTIETRLSSPQRSVTLVRLALKFAWERGILTYVNDTACWNKEHRTFAVTAHHYPELDTTVDRHIAISELIATYFDRYGPATIKDAMWWSGLSRTAVLTAMHESPGHWVRLHTPWSPSPAYMSQSRWEEFAESAPQTTGLNFLAHEDVALKAYYESRSRYLGSLPSNQAFNQIGEVLPTIVWDGHVVGTWSWQPDKTVTYSLARGRTTPQQRKTIADRATTTAEALRLGWSNTSHRLTEAQLTLL, from the coding sequence GTGCCCTCCCAACGGAGTGTCGAGAAATCCGACAGCCTCATTGTTGTCGAACGACAGCAACGCGAACGCGACGCCCAACGAGCGATCATCAACGCCGGGCTGGACATGAGCACGGTCAGCGCCATGATCGACGCGACCACCCATCTCCTTGACGGCGGAAAATTACACCACCGGACCATCGAGACGCGCCTGAGCTCCCCCCAGCGCTCGGTCACCCTCGTCCGACTGGCACTCAAGTTCGCCTGGGAACGTGGCATCCTCACCTACGTCAACGACACCGCGTGCTGGAACAAAGAACACCGCACCTTCGCAGTCACCGCCCACCACTACCCAGAGCTGGACACCACGGTTGATCGACATATCGCCATCAGCGAACTGATCGCCACCTACTTCGATCGCTACGGCCCCGCCACGATCAAAGACGCGATGTGGTGGTCCGGACTCAGCCGTACCGCGGTCCTCACCGCGATGCACGAATCCCCGGGCCACTGGGTGCGTCTCCACACCCCGTGGAGCCCCTCACCGGCCTACATGTCACAGAGCCGCTGGGAAGAATTCGCAGAGAGCGCCCCACAGACCACCGGGCTCAACTTCCTCGCCCACGAAGACGTTGCTCTCAAGGCGTACTACGAAAGCAGGTCCCGCTACCTCGGAAGCCTGCCCTCCAACCAAGCGTTCAACCAGATCGGCGAAGTCCTTCCCACGATCGTGTGGGACGGCCACGTCGTCGGCACGTGGTCATGGCAACCCGACAAGACCGTGACCTACTCCCTGGCACGCGGTCGAACCACCCCACAACAGCGCAAAACCATCGC